CTGTAGGATTTGACGCTCCCCTCGTTTAAAAGTGCCGGAAAACAGAATCGCTCCATACAGGGATTCCAACTGTTGCTTCAGTTGGAGAGTAGATGGATAAGAACGAGTTCCTCGTTCTAATACATTAGCAAGAAGTGATGTCTGTGTTACTTTCTCTTCTGCAAGCTCTTGTTGAATCATAGCCATTACAACATTCGTTTTAAATTTATCTGAAACTGAAAGATGTAAGCGAATCCCGCCCACAGCAACGGTCTTAAATGGTACAAAAGACATGCGACCCCACCTTCAATCATTATTTTCATACAAACAACGCTCTCCCTTTATTATATCCCCTCCCTCTTCTGATTTTACACCATTATTTTCATCCCTTTTCTCATTCCAAAAAACGCATCCCCTGTCAGTCAGGAAATGCGTTTAATCTCTTTAGAATGGGTTAGACCCCGTTCGAACAGGGACTTTTCCCATCAGATGGGGTCACACCCTACCTAATTCCCCAGTGTGTGAGCTAAACTGAAAGGTTTCATTCGTTTCATCGTATTAGCGTGTACCTTTTTCAAACGGCTTCCCTAATGCAGAGGGAGCTTCAGCCCGCCCAACAAAGCCAGCTAACACTAAAATCGTTAATACATAAGGAATCATATTGAGAACGCCGCTCGGAACATACGCAGTTAACCCTACCAGCTGCCCTACGAGCGCGAGAGCTACCGTTAAACCGAAAAAGCTGGCCGCACCAAAAGCTCCCAGTGGATGCCACTTCCCAAAGATTAAAGCTGCTAAAGCAATAAAGCCTTGTCCTGCTACCGTAGTAGCGTTAAATTCATTCCCAATCGCAATCGATAATCCAGCCCCACCCAGTGCAGCCAGGATTCCACTGATAATAACAGCAGTATAGCGCATCCCTACAACGCTAATTCCTCCCGTTTCTGCTGCATGCGGATGCTCGCCCACCGCACGCAGACGCATTCCAAATACCGTATGAAAAAGAATAATATAGGTGATTATCACCACGAAAACCGCTAAATAGGAAGTAGGATACATATCAAAAAAAGCGGTTCCAATCACAGGGATTTCGTTTAGAATCGGTATTGAGATTCGCTCCAAGACGGGCACTGTAGGCGTCTGCCCCGCATCAAACAGCGTCTTTACCAAATAAACGGAAACCCCCAAGGCCAAAAAGTTAACCGCCACACCGCTTACAACTTGATCCGCCTTTAATGTAATCGATGCGACTGCATGCGGCAGTGCAATAAACATTCCCGCAATCGCAGCGAACAGCAAAGCCAGCCATGGGCTACCGGTGTAGTGACTGGTGATCGCTGCTGTAAAAGCACCAATGATCATCATGCCTTCCAGCCCGATGTTAACAACACCAGATCGTTCAGAATAGAGCCCACCAAGTGCTGTCAAGATCAGAGGAGTCGCATAGATAACCATGGATTGTAATATATTAGAAATGATATCAAGCATCTTTATCACCTCGCTTATCCAAGCCCAATGCTTTCCCAATAATACTCGAAATATTAGCTGCTACAAATAAGATAATGGCGGCAAAAACCACGCGTACAACCTCAAAAGGAACACCTGCTTCAAACTGCATCGCGCCTCCACCATAAGTTAACGCTCCGAAGAGGAAGGCAGAGAAAATGGTACCAATCACCGTATTTGCCCCTAATAGAGCTACAGCAATTCCATCAAAGCCCAATCCCGTAAAACTTTCTTGAATTGCCAAGTATTCAAACGTACCCAGCACCTCTGATGCACCTGCAATCCCAGCAAAGCTACCTGAAATCATCATTGACATCACGATATTCCGGTTCACATTGATCCCGGCATATTGCGCAGCATATTTATTTAAACCCACAGAGCGCATTTCATATCCGTAAGTAGTGCGCCAAAGTAAAAAGTACATAAAGAGTGCAATTAACAAAGCTATAAACACGCTTAAATTAATACGGGAATTGGCGAAAAGAGAAGATAACCAATCTACTCTGATCGACGCGTTTTCTGAAATACGCTCTGTTTTATCAGACCCTCCAGCAAGCCACTCTCTAATTAATACATTTGCTAAACTTAAAGCGATAAAATTCATCATAATGGTCGTAATTACTTCATGAACGCCGCGCTTTGCTTTAAGCAATCCAGGGATATACGCCCATAACGCACCTGCCAACGCTCCTGCTAGTACCGCAACGAAGGCGTGTAAGCCATAAGGAAGGCTCATCTTTGTTCCTACAATCACCGCCGCTAAAGACCCTACGATGACCTGACCCTCCACCCCGATATTAAAGAGACCTGTTCGAAATGCCAATGCAACTGCTAATCCCGTCAATAGTAGTGGAGCCGTCTGTCGCAATGTCTCACCAATATCAAATGGGTCTAAAAACGCTGAGGCAAACAAGGCGCCATATGCCGTGATGGGGTTATAGCCCGCGATCAACATAAAGATTGCCCCCACAACCAAACCCAACACAACTGAGATGAGTGATAACAATAGGGGGGACTGACGATTCATTTTTAGCAGTGCTTGCATTACGCTTTCACCTCTCGTTCCTGTGTTCCAGATGACATCAGCAGACCCAATTCTTCTTCAGTTGCTGTTTTTGGATCAACCCAACCCACAATTTTTCCTTCATATATCACAGCGATACGATCACTTAAATTACGCACCTCATCCAGCTCCATGGAGACCAACAATACGGCTTTGCCCTTATCACGCTGTTCGATCAGCTTACCGTGAATAAATTCGATCGCACCCACATCCAATCCACGTGTTGGCTGTGCAGCGATCAGGAGTTCAGGATCTTGATCTATTTCGCGCGCAATAATGCCCTTTTGCTGATTACCACCTGAGAGCGCCCGTGCCATCGTATGCTCGTCCGGAGTACGAACATCGTACTCTTCGATGAGCTTCTTCGCGTGTTCAAATACTGCAGGGTAATTCATTAAGATTCCTCGCGCAAACGGAGATTGATGATACGTTTTTAATACCATATTTTCACCTATGGAAAAGTCCAGTACTAAACCGCGTTTATGACGGTCTTCAGGAATATGTCCTACCCCTGCTTGGTCAATTTGACGTGGAGTATTCTTGGTAATTTCGTTACCTCTTAGTTTTATGCTCCCTGATTCGACTTTACGCAATCCGGTAATCGCTTCGATCAGCTCCGATTGCCCATTTCCATCGACACCAGCGATCCCAACGATTTCTCCCGCCCGAACCTCCATGTTTAATCCAGCGACAGCATGAAGGTTACGATGATCGTTTACCACGAGGTTTTCCACTTGTAGCACCACTTCACCGCTATCCTTATCTTCTTTATCTACAGAAAAGGTAACTTCACGCCCTACCATCTTCGTTGCTAACTCTTTTTCATTCGTATCTTTAACGGATAAAGAGTCGACCACTCGTCCACGCCGAATAACGGTGACGGAATCACAGGCACTCATAATTTCCTTAAGTTTATGTGTGATAAAAATAATTGTTTTGCCCTCAGCCACCAAGTTTTTCATAATTGCGAGCAACTCTTCTACTTCCTGTGGTCCTAATACGGCGGTTGGCTCGTCAAAGATCAATACATCTGCTCCGCGATATAAGGTTTTTAAGATTTCTACTCGCTGTTGCATCCCGACTGAGATATCCCTTATTTTTGCTTTAGGATCCACTTTTAATCCGTAGCGATCAGAAATCTCCTGCACTTCTTTCTCCGCTTTCAGTCGATCAAGAAAGGGCCCCTTCTTTGTCTCTGCCCCCAGCATAATATTTTCCGTTACCGTAAATGGCTCCACCAACATAAAATGCTGATGTACCATTCCAATCCCATAACGATCTGCGTCTGCTGGACCGCTTATAGCGACTCGATCTTCCTTTAGAAAGATCTCACCCTCATCTGGCTGATATAGTCCGAATAAGATGTTCATCAAGGTAGACTTTCCTGCACCATTCTCACCTAATAGCGCATGAATCTCTCCTTTTTTAACTTGCAGATTAATGGAATCATTAGCGACAATTCCAGGAAAGCGTTTAGTAATGCCTTTCATCTCCACCACATTCATGGTTGTGGCTCCCCCTTCCTCCGTCATGTAAAGAGGCTAGCCAACGCCAGCCCCTTATCATCATACCTTCGTATGCAATTTACTTCATAAACTCTTCAAGCTCTTCAATTGTGGCAGGAACTTTAACTTCACCATCGATGATTTTGTTGCGATACTCGTCCACTTTCTTTAGTACATCATCTGGGGTGTTTTTGTTACTCGTAGTAGCAATACCGACCGCATCATCTTCCAAGCCGAGTACAACTTCTTTTCCACCCTCAAACGTTCCTTTATCCAAACTAGCGGCGACATCATAAACCGCGACATCCACCTTCTTAATCATCGAGCTCAAGGTATGATTAGGTGCGAGGCTAGATTGATCCATATCAACACCAATAGCCCAAAATTTTCCTTGTTCCCGTGTTTTCACTTCGCTAAAGAGTCCCTTTCCTACTCCGCCTGCTGCGTGGTAAATAACATCAGTGTTATCATTATACATACTCTTGGCTAGCGAGCGACCTTTAGCTGTATCCGTAAAGCTGGCTGCGTATGCTACTTTTACTTCTGCATCCGGGTTAACAGCATGTACTCCAGCACGATAACCTGCTTCAAACTTCTTGATGAGTTCAGATTCAATCCCACCGATAAAACCAACTTTATCCGTTTTCGTGGTTGCTCCCGCGATAACTCCCATCAAGAAAGAGCCTTCATGCTCTTTAAAAGTAACAGCTACAACGTTATCAGGAATATTTCCACCCATATTGGTGTCCACAATCCCTAATTTTGCATCCGGGAATTGATCCGAAATATCTCTCATCGCTTCTTCAAACTTAAATCCGATACCCCAAGTAAGATCATAATCTCCACGAATCAACTTCGTCAAGTTCGGAATATAATCCGAGTCTTTATTGGATTCTAAGTACTTTACTTCTGCACCTAACTCTTTCTCTGCTTGCTTCATCCCTTCCCAAGCTGTCTGGTTAAAGGATTCATCATTAATCCCACCAGTATCCGTTACCAGTCCCAGCTTGAGACCTCCATCTTTACCTTCTTTGCTCTCATCTCCACTGCCACTTCCACACGCAGATAAAACCAACATAGCACTCAACAGCAGAATCAGCCAACTTTTCTTCTTCATGTATACGATTCTCCTTTCAGTATCGTTCATCCGGGCGACTCTTCCCGTAACAATTTACTGAACGTCACACCATTATTGCAGATTGCGTTCTACTATTTACGGTAAGAATGAAAGCTGTCCCATCACATTTATACCATACTCGGGATCATGATGCCACTTACAAAGAGGCTCATATTTAGACCGAAATATTTCTTTGAGCATGCCATTGCTCTTGAGTGATCAAAACCTCACGTGGCTTGCTCCCTTCGTACGGACCTACTACACCCCTATTTTCCATCATATCAATCAACCGTGCTGCCCGCGTATAGCCAACTCGTAAGCGACGTTGAAGGAGAGAAGCAGAAGCCGCTTTTGATTCCACCACCAATTGTACCGCGCGCGGATACAATTCATCGTCCACATCCTCTGCCTGTACATGTTCTTCGGCAGTTGGGATCATCTCCTCTTGGTAATGAACTTCTTGTTGTTCCTTCACATAATGGACGATAGTATCCACTTCCTGATCAGATACAAACACCCCTTGAATACGTGTCGGCTTAGATGCACCTACAGGCAAATAGAGTAGATCCCCTTGACCTAGTAATTTTTCCGCCCCACTACCGTCTAAAATCGTACGCGAATCCACCTGTGAAGAGACTGCGAAAGCAATGCGTGAGGGAATATTAGCCTTAATAATACCTGTAATCACATCAACCGAGGGTCGCTGGGTTGCCAAAATCAGATGTATTCCTGCTGCACGAGCCATTTGAGCTAAACGACTAATTGCTTCCTCCACATCTTGTGGAGCGACCATCATCAAATCAGCCAGCTCGTCTACAATGACAACGATATACGGGAGTGGATGAAGCCCCTCTTCTTTCTTATCACGAATCATCTGGTTGTAACGCTCAATCTCGCGAGCACCTGTCTGAGCGAAGAGTTCATAGCGCTTCTCCATCTCGGCTACTACTTTCTTCAAGGCCATCGCTGCTTTACGAGCATCTGTTACGACTGGGGTGAGAAGATGAGGAATACCATTATATATATTTAATTCTACCCGTTTCGGATCTATCATCATCAGCTTTACTTCGTGCGGCTTTGCTTTATAGAGCAAACTGCTTATAATACCGTTTATGCAAACGCTTTTCCCGGAACCAGTAGCTCCTGCCACCAATACATGTGGCATCCTAGCTAAATCAGCCACAATCGCTTCTCCCGAGATATCACGTCCTAGCGCAATACTTAATTTCGATTTTGCCTCGTGGTATTGCGAGCTTTCCAGTACATCACGCAAGCCAACAATTGAAACTTCTTGATTTGGAACCTCGATACCTACTGCCGCTTTTCCTGGAATCGGCGCTTCAATACGAATGTCTTTTGCTGCCAGTGCTAACGCCAGGTCATCTGCCAAGTTAACTATGCGGCTCACCTTCACACCCGTGCTTGGTTGAACTTCATAGCGAGTTACTGTAGGACCACGATGAATCTGAGTCACCTGTGCTTGTACGCCAAAACTCTCCAGGGTAGTCTCCAACTTTTTCGCATTAGCAGTCATATCCTTACGTTCCCGACCTCGCCCTTGCTTCTTCGATTTACTTAGTAAACTGTACGGAGGAAGACGATAGGCAGAATCTGGTTCGGTCATCATATGAAGAGATGTGCCTGATGCATCTGCCTTTCCTTCCTCACTTACAGGAGGGGGAACAGAAGAATCTTCAGCAAATAAAGACAGCTGTTCTCTTTTTTCCTGCTCTAACTGACGATCGGCAAAATCATGAATTACAGGACTCTCTGCTTGGGTTAACTCTGTCACACGTGCAGATGTAGGAGCCTCTTTCTCTTCCTTCTCCCCCTGCTGCTTGCTCTTGGACTGGTGCACTCGCCAGCGCTGGTTCACCATCGTCTTCCACTCTGAAAACTTCATTCCCGATGCTTGACGCACGGTTTGAAATAAGTGGATGAAAGAGAGGCGTGCCGTCAAAATAAACCCTACTAAGAGGAGTGCTACAATCGCAAACGGGGTACCTGTATTAGAAAACAAGTATAAGAAAAGAGCATACCCCACTGCACCTACCATTCCTCCACCAATATCCGTGGGTAAGCGTGAATTGCGCTCTTCTAAGATTTTCTCCCAACTTACAGCTAAAACAGACCCTTCTTCTCCAGCAGCACGCAACGCCACAAACGTGTTCATGTGATTCCATATCAGCAGTGCCAATATGATAAACAGAATGCCCGTCCACCGTGCCGACCATTTCTGTGGCCACTGGCGTTTAATCATAATATATCCTGCAATGATGATCCCCATCAGCGGGATGAGAAAATCGAAAGTCCCTACGATGAAGCGAGATATATAGCTAAGAGAGCGTCCGACAGCCCCTAGTCTCGCCATAGCTATCAATGAGACCGTAAATAGTGCAATGCCATAGATCTCAAAGCGTATGGCTTGTTGCAAGGTGTCCTTCTTCTTTTGCTTTTTCTTTTTTTTCGGCATAAAGTGATCACCTTTCCCGCATGCTCATTCCTTCCCCCATTATAGCATGGAAACTCTCTTCCATACCTTCACTCCAAACGGTAAAACTAAACGGAGGGCACCATACTTATTTGACTTCCTGGCTGTAACCGAGGGTTGAGGAAGTGCTCTGGATCGGAAGAGAGAAGACGTACAATTTGTGCTTGACCGCTCGTGTTCATCAGCACTTCTACTGTAACTCCATCAATTACAACTTCTTTTGTGTCCGCTTGTGGTTGATCTGGATCCAAATATATTAACTCATGTGGAAGCACAGTGTAATGAATCATTGAACCACCTCTTGTGGCTGTCTTCGTTCTTGAATCATACGATTTAACTCACGAAGAGCAACACCGAGACCACCAACACGATCAATTAATCCATGCTTCACAGCATCCTCTCCAATCAGATTTGTGCCAATATCACGTGCTAAATCCCCCGTCTGGAACATTAGCTCCCTAAATGTCTTCTCTTTAATACTAGAGTGTGCCTCTACAAAGCGAATCACACGGTCTTGCATCTTTTCTAAGTACTCAAACGTCTGCGGAACCCCGATCACAAGCCCATTTAATCGAACTGGATGAATAATCATCGTAGCGGATTCAGCAATAAAAGAAAGATCTGCTGCCACCGCAATGGGGACTCCAATGCTATGCCCCCCTCCCAATACTAACGAGACAGTCGGCTTACTCATTGTTGCAATCATCTCAGCAATGGCTAAACCTGCTTCCACATCTCCCCCGACCGTGTTTAAAATAACGGCCATCCCTTCAATCTTCGGGTTTTGTTCTGCCGCAATCAACTGCGGAATCACATGTTCATACTTGGTGGTTTTATTTTGCGACGGCATTAGGAGGTGACCTTCAATCTGCCCCACCACCGTTAAACAGTGAATATTAGACTCCCCTTGGGGTACACTGGTCTGCCCTAATTTTTCGATCGCATCCATCACATTTTTCCGTTCATGCTCCTGTACTTCCTGCTGTTTTTCGCTTTTTTCTTCGTTTTCCTGCTTTGGCATTGATTCAACCTCCTTTGACGACACTTAGTATGTGCCACAAAAGGTCTCCTACATACCTACCTCTTCTACTACACCACTTCACAAGTCATATAAGCATAGATATAGTGTTACTAAGGGAAGTAAACGAAGGAGGGTATTTAAACCATGCACACGATTACGAGGAAGCTACACTTACCCATCTCTCTTACAACCGCTTGGAAATTCTTTACTGATGTAAGTAACATTGAGCAGATTACCTCACCTAAAATAAACCTGAATTTGCACACACCCCATGGAACGTACCTTTATCCTGGCATGTTATTTCATATTATAGTAGAGCTTATCCCTTTTGTTCCATTACGATGGACTAGCGTAGTCTCCCATATGAAGACGAATCAATCCTTTATTGATCAACAAATTGCAGGTCCTTTTACATTTTGGCATCATGAGCACCACTTTCAATCAAAGCCCGATGGTAGCGTGCTGATGACTGATATCATTTCTTATCAACTTCCAGGAGGACCTGCAGGGCGCGCTGCTCACTCACTCTTCGCTGCCAAACAGATAGAACGATTTATCGAGGAAAGAGAAGCCAATATTCTTTTTCACTTCTCCCCTCACTAAGGAGATCACTATACTAAGTCCTATAAACTTAACAACTCACGAATCTCATCTTCACCTAAAGAGGTAATCATCTGCTCTCCCGGCTGAATCACTTGATCAAACAGCTCTCGTTTCTTCTGCTGCAACTGATTAATCTTCTCTTCAATCGTTCCTCGCGCGATCAGTTTAATCACTTGTACTGTTTTTTTCTGTCCAAACCGGTGGGCACGATCTGCAGCTTGCTGTTCTACTGCAGGGTTCCACCACAAATCATATAAAATAACCGTGTCCGCTCCCGTCAAATTTAATCCGGTTCCTCCTGCTTTTAACGAAATCAAAAACAAATCTTTCTCTCCTTGATTAAATTGACTCACCATCTCTACACGTTCTTTACTAGGCGTTTGACCGTCAAGATAATAATAGGCATACCCTTTCTCCTTTAACATTTGTTGAATAAGGGCTAACATGCTAGTAAATTGAGAAAAAATGAGCACCCTGCGTTTATTTAATATTAGCTCCTCCACAAGCTCACGCAGCTGTGCAAATTTTCCTGCATCCCCGCTGTAATTTTCTAAATACAAAGAGGGGTGGCAACAAATT
This sequence is a window from Mechercharimyces sp. CAU 1602. Protein-coding genes within it:
- a CDS encoding ABC transporter permease; the encoded protein is MLDIISNILQSMVIYATPLILTALGGLYSERSGVVNIGLEGMMIIGAFTAAITSHYTGSPWLALLFAAIAGMFIALPHAVASITLKADQVVSGVAVNFLALGVSVYLVKTLFDAGQTPTVPVLERISIPILNEIPVIGTAFFDMYPTSYLAVFVVIITYIILFHTVFGMRLRAVGEHPHAAETGGISVVGMRYTAVIISGILAALGGAGLSIAIGNEFNATTVAGQGFIALAALIFGKWHPLGAFGAASFFGLTVALALVGQLVGLTAYVPSGVLNMIPYVLTILVLAGFVGRAEAPSALGKPFEKGTR
- a CDS encoding ABC transporter permease, producing MQALLKMNRQSPLLLSLISVVLGLVVGAIFMLIAGYNPITAYGALFASAFLDPFDIGETLRQTAPLLLTGLAVALAFRTGLFNIGVEGQVIVGSLAAVIVGTKMSLPYGLHAFVAVLAGALAGALWAYIPGLLKAKRGVHEVITTIMMNFIALSLANVLIREWLAGGSDKTERISENASIRVDWLSSLFANSRINLSVFIALLIALFMYFLLWRTTYGYEMRSVGLNKYAAQYAGINVNRNIVMSMMISGSFAGIAGASEVLGTFEYLAIQESFTGLGFDGIAVALLGANTVIGTIFSAFLFGALTYGGGAMQFEAGVPFEVVRVVFAAIILFVAANISSIIGKALGLDKRGDKDA
- a CDS encoding ABC transporter ATP-binding protein; this translates as MNVVEMKGITKRFPGIVANDSINLQVKKGEIHALLGENGAGKSTLMNILFGLYQPDEGEIFLKEDRVAISGPADADRYGIGMVHQHFMLVEPFTVTENIMLGAETKKGPFLDRLKAEKEVQEISDRYGLKVDPKAKIRDISVGMQQRVEILKTLYRGADVLIFDEPTAVLGPQEVEELLAIMKNLVAEGKTIIFITHKLKEIMSACDSVTVIRRGRVVDSLSVKDTNEKELATKMVGREVTFSVDKEDKDSGEVVLQVENLVVNDHRNLHAVAGLNMEVRAGEIVGIAGVDGNGQSELIEAITGLRKVESGSIKLRGNEITKNTPRQIDQAGVGHIPEDRHKRGLVLDFSIGENMVLKTYHQSPFARGILMNYPAVFEHAKKLIEEYDVRTPDEHTMARALSGGNQQKGIIAREIDQDPELLIAAQPTRGLDVGAIEFIHGKLIEQRDKGKAVLLVSMELDEVRNLSDRIAVIYEGKIVGWVDPKTATEEELGLLMSSGTQEREVKA
- a CDS encoding BMP family protein; amino-acid sequence: MKKKSWLILLLSAMLVLSACGSGSGDESKEGKDGGLKLGLVTDTGGINDESFNQTAWEGMKQAEKELGAEVKYLESNKDSDYIPNLTKLIRGDYDLTWGIGFKFEEAMRDISDQFPDAKLGIVDTNMGGNIPDNVVAVTFKEHEGSFLMGVIAGATTKTDKVGFIGGIESELIKKFEAGYRAGVHAVNPDAEVKVAYAASFTDTAKGRSLAKSMYNDNTDVIYHAAGGVGKGLFSEVKTREQGKFWAIGVDMDQSSLAPNHTLSSMIKKVDVAVYDVAASLDKGTFEGGKEVVLGLEDDAVGIATTSNKNTPDDVLKKVDEYRNKIIDGEVKVPATIEELEEFMK
- a CDS encoding DNA translocase FtsK, whose protein sequence is MPKKKKKQKKKDTLQQAIRFEIYGIALFTVSLIAMARLGAVGRSLSYISRFIVGTFDFLIPLMGIIIAGYIMIKRQWPQKWSARWTGILFIILALLIWNHMNTFVALRAAGEEGSVLAVSWEKILEERNSRLPTDIGGGMVGAVGYALFLYLFSNTGTPFAIVALLLVGFILTARLSFIHLFQTVRQASGMKFSEWKTMVNQRWRVHQSKSKQQGEKEEKEAPTSARVTELTQAESPVIHDFADRQLEQEKREQLSLFAEDSSVPPPVSEEGKADASGTSLHMMTEPDSAYRLPPYSLLSKSKKQGRGRERKDMTANAKKLETTLESFGVQAQVTQIHRGPTVTRYEVQPSTGVKVSRIVNLADDLALALAAKDIRIEAPIPGKAAVGIEVPNQEVSIVGLRDVLESSQYHEAKSKLSIALGRDISGEAIVADLARMPHVLVAGATGSGKSVCINGIISSLLYKAKPHEVKLMMIDPKRVELNIYNGIPHLLTPVVTDARKAAMALKKVVAEMEKRYELFAQTGAREIERYNQMIRDKKEEGLHPLPYIVVIVDELADLMMVAPQDVEEAISRLAQMARAAGIHLILATQRPSVDVITGIIKANIPSRIAFAVSSQVDSRTILDGSGAEKLLGQGDLLYLPVGASKPTRIQGVFVSDQEVDTIVHYVKEQQEVHYQEEMIPTAEEHVQAEDVDDELYPRAVQLVVESKAASASLLQRRLRVGYTRAARLIDMMENRGVVGPYEGSKPREVLITQEQWHAQRNISV
- a CDS encoding YlzJ-like family protein; this translates as MIHYTVLPHELIYLDPDQPQADTKEVVIDGVTVEVLMNTSGQAQIVRLLSSDPEHFLNPRLQPGSQISMVPSV
- a CDS encoding ClpP family protease is translated as MPKQENEEKSEKQQEVQEHERKNVMDAIEKLGQTSVPQGESNIHCLTVVGQIEGHLLMPSQNKTTKYEHVIPQLIAAEQNPKIEGMAVILNTVGGDVEAGLAIAEMIATMSKPTVSLVLGGGHSIGVPIAVAADLSFIAESATMIIHPVRLNGLVIGVPQTFEYLEKMQDRVIRFVEAHSSIKEKTFRELMFQTGDLARDIGTNLIGEDAVKHGLIDRVGGLGVALRELNRMIQERRQPQEVVQ
- a CDS encoding SRPBCC family protein gives rise to the protein MHTITRKLHLPISLTTAWKFFTDVSNIEQITSPKINLNLHTPHGTYLYPGMLFHIIVELIPFVPLRWTSVVSHMKTNQSFIDQQIAGPFTFWHHEHHFQSKPDGSVLMTDIISYQLPGGPAGRAAHSLFAAKQIERFIEEREANILFHFSPH